The window TGGGGGTTTCAAGGTGAGTCAAACTACTTTAAAAGTTGCTACATGCAAGGTCCCAAAACATGAGAAGTCGTGCATGAAAAATCAACACATGTTCATACCATTAGagtttgatacgtttggttttcTCGCGCCGGATGCTGTGAAGTTTCTTAATAGAGTACAACGAATCATACATAACAATATTATATCTCATAGATCTATGAATGTAGTCTTCAAAAGATTTAACTTTACAATACAAAAGACTTAGCACCGCAGCTTATTGTCCGTTTGCCTTCCCAATCGTTATATTGTGATAactaaattctaatatattaatattacctataaaaatgtcaaaattgaaattttaacTAAACTTATACAATTcgcattaaatataatttatacttTATGCCgttaaatattaattttaaaaatatatttttagaaataCAGTAGCAATTaacaaatttatatatataattttcttaAACGAGAGttctagaaaattacaaaaatagcttCATCCCCAAAAGGGCCCGAAGCCCACCCATGTGTGAATTGGATGGGATTTCTTATCCTATCATCTTTCTTGGATTACACCTGCATCCCCCAATCAATATCCGCAACATCTCCTCCGTCATTCCGCCACCATCAAATGGACGGCCTCGTCGTTAATCCAACTCTCTCCCGCCTCAAACTCCCACATAAACTCCACCCCACAACCCCGCCATCTCTATCCCTCTCTTTCTACCTCCGTCTTCAACCCAAATATCATCCATATAATCTATCTGTCTCCACCGCTGCCTCCGTCCTCGAAGACCAACCACAATCAGAATCAGACCCACTTCAGTTCACCAACTACGACGAAGAGGAAAGCTACGGAGAGGTTAAAAAAATCATCGGAAGCAGAGCACTTGAAAATGGCGCCGGAATGGAGTACCTAATCGAATGGGAAGACGATCACGTGCCGACATGGGTTCCGGGAAATCTAATCGCAGGTGACGTGGTCGCCGAGTACGATAATCCATGGTGGGTCGCCGCAAAGAAAGCCGACGATCGTGCGTTAAAGGAAATTATCGAGTCAGAAGACGGCAGAGATGTGGACGCCGTAGATGGCGACGGCAGGACAGCTCTACTCTTTGTCGCCGGTCTAGGGTCTGAATCATGCGTCAGAACGTTACTGGAGGCTGGCGCCGATGTAAACCACCGTGATAACGGCGGAGGATTGACTGCCTTACACATGGCGGCGGGATACGTCCGGCCGGGAGTGGCGAAGCTGTTGGTGGAGTTTGGGGCGGATCCGGAGGCGGGAGATGACAAGGGACGGACACCGTTAGATTTGGCGCGTGAGGTTTTAAAGGCAACACCTAAGGGGAACCCAGTGCAATTTGCTAGAAGATTAGGGTTAGAAAGTGTAATTAGGATTTTAGAGGGGGCAATATTTGAATACGCGGAAGTTGAGGAGATTTTAGAGAAAAGAGGGAAAGGTAATAACGTTGAGTACTTGGTGAAATGGAAAGATGGTGAAGATAACGAGTGGATTAAAGCTGCATTGATCGCCGATGACTTGGTTAAAGATTTTGAAGATGGATTGGAATACGCTGTGGCGGAGCTTGTGGTGGGAAAGAGGGATTCCGGCGAGGAAGGGAAAAAGGAGTATTTAGTAAAATGGGCAGACTTTGAAGAAGCAACATGGGAACCAGAAGAAAATGTTGATCCCGAGTTGGTAAAGGAATTTGAGAGTGGGAATGGGAATGGGAATGGGGGAGTTTGAGACATGGATTTGATTTTGATGGAGCATTGTATTTTTGAAATTAGAAGAATTAAAAGATTGTTGAATATTAGTTTTAGTTGCAAGGTAATGAAAGTTTTGgtgtttttttaatcaaaaaaattagttttataGTTCCAACTAGCCAAATTTTAATAGCACCAAGCAAAATTTTAGTATTAATGGAATTTAATTGTAGTGGTTATAACTTAATCAAGTTTCTATAAGTTTTCAACTTTCAAGGATTGTTCATTGGAAATATATATTTGCTATTCATATGCTTAAGTCCCATTTGTACACCTTTAATCTTTTATATTGCTTCTTGATGTATAAATATGATTGTATATATTGCTTCTTGATGTATAAATATGATTGTATGATGAGATCAGGTGTGAGACCCATATAATATACAATTTTTTTCTTAGAAAAATTAATATGTTTTGTTAAACATTACATGTTAAGAATTTACAAAACTGAATTTGGAAAAAAGTATCAATATTAGTTGTGAATAAACAAATTTTTGCAAGGTTTCTATAAATTATCACGAATTCAAATGAGATTGAtcgaaaattatgttttttaattaaGAATCTTGAtttgaattttaattgaatttaataCATTAATTGACAAATTATGTGAGAATTTATGGAGACATTTaagttttcttattttctttattatatttttagattagattttttattatttaataacaaAGCCAAAAAAACCACAATTTGCCAAGTGGATTTGAATGaaattgaaaaaattaaaaaataccaTGTGGCATATTGAATTAGGTGTGTGACAAAAAAAACCTTAATTTATTAGATAGACGGGTGTGGGCAACGCGAACATCGCGTTATCTGACGTGACACACGCCTTTAATGACGCCATAACACGGAACACCGTCCCAGGTAGCCGTTATGGGGAGTTACGCCATTACCCATTATCATGGTAACGAATGGTAACGCCATTTTTTTGACCGTTGCAAATTTTGTTTCGTTGAAAAGCGGTAATATTACCGTTTAATACAGTGAATTCTAAAAAAAATTACTActtaaaaaattaaactatatcAATACATATACCTCATTTTATTACACTTCTATTTCTCTATATCTATCTCTATTTCTCTATATCTATCTCTAtttcattcaaaaaaaaaaaaaaaaaaaaccactatGGATCAAAACCCGAATACCCCTCCTCCGAAGACAAACACATCCACTCCATTAGGTTTTGTGGGATATGAGGGATACATGAACCTTCTAAACTCCCAAAACTCACCACAAATTCTATATTCCGACAATTTTTTCAATCCCGCCTCACCACCACTACAATTTCCTACCTCGCCATTTATGCAACAAAATGCAAACATTCAACAAAACCTTTTTAACACATTCGGTTCCATGCGCCAAACAGTCACACAACCCCCACCCACGCAAGAAACCATTGTCGAGACGCAAGCCAGGAGTAGTCAGAAAGCATCGGGAAAAAAGGGAGAccaaaaagaaaaggaaagaggTCGTGGTCGAGGCGGAAGAAACGGAATCACCTCCAACATGGTGGACACCGGAGGAAGAGCATGCGTTGGCGGTGGCTTGGTGCGGTACTTCAAAACAACCAACTATGGGGAACGATATGAAGAGAGTTGCTTTTTGGGATGCAGTAATTATCAAATTCCGCACAATTTTGAACAAGGGTGACACATATCGCAATAATGATATGCTTAGTGGCAAGTGGACTCAAATTAGCCGGAAGTGCACCAAATTCAATTCCATATACAACAAACTTTCTTCGCAACGTCAAAGTGGTGCCAATGATTTCGATGTGTTTAGAGCCGGGAGGGAGGAATATCACGTGCAAATGGGGCACGTATTTGAGTATGAAAAAGTATGGGACATAGTGAGGAAAGATCCAAAATGAATGAAAACGCCAACATCATCAGAACAACAATCAAAGAGGTCTCGTGGTTCGGGTTCGATTGACGTTTCCGACGAACACACGAACATCGACCTCAACGCGGACACCGATGAGATCCCGGACGAGTTTGATGACATCGAGGAAATCTCTCCGCCACGACGACCGATGGGGCGCGACAAAGCCAAGCGCGCGTAACGATATGCACAGCAGAATGAAAGTCGGCTTCGAGAGCACGacgaaatgaaaa of the Lactuca sativa cultivar Salinas chromosome 6, Lsat_Salinas_v11, whole genome shotgun sequence genome contains:
- the LOC111894070 gene encoding signal recognition particle 43 kDa protein, chloroplastic produces the protein MGFLILSSFLDYTCIPQSISATSPPSFRHHQMDGLVVNPTLSRLKLPHKLHPTTPPSLSLSFYLRLQPKYHPYNLSVSTAASVLEDQPQSESDPLQFTNYDEEESYGEVKKIIGSRALENGAGMEYLIEWEDDHVPTWVPGNLIAGDVVAEYDNPWWVAAKKADDRALKEIIESEDGRDVDAVDGDGRTALLFVAGLGSESCVRTLLEAGADVNHRDNGGGLTALHMAAGYVRPGVAKLLVEFGADPEAGDDKGRTPLDLAREVLKATPKGNPVQFARRLGLESVIRILEGAIFEYAEVEEILEKRGKGNNVEYLVKWKDGEDNEWIKAALIADDLVKDFEDGLEYAVAELVVGKRDSGEEGKKEYLVKWADFEEATWEPEENVDPELVKEFESGNGNGNGGV